Proteins encoded within one genomic window of Synechococcus sp. PCC 7335:
- a CDS encoding dynamin family protein produces the protein MNGAIVDPILQRYKSAIAQLLDQLARFAQAIDNAALTRTIQNLQDNINQPFLFVVIGEVKAGKSSFINALLDSGEICEVGADPRTNMVAKIIYAQGEGYSREVHPGELREIGRPVPILQQIAIVDTPGTNSPSQKHEAITKEFIPNSDLVIFVFFSKNPYTNTAWTLVDFAHKEWRKPVIFVLQQADLADDRELQASVQYIAQEAQQRQIADPKVFATSAKLATDKLKSDHSNSDDSSENIDAGFAPVQDFIRSTITGGQGYRLKLTSNIGAAEQIVERLGNDMRLIKQQLHQDETVVARIRDRLGQGQNQSHYEIDALVERLMVQYERTIYQIKQEFRDGLSIFTLAKRSVLSIFNRKQRIETWMNDLKTRAQKELEETLDETSKEGAKRFIDGIQSMIKQLLAEVTALENDALRKTEITLPMLEYRYEVIESVKTKISALLNDETFMNCLTDTVDGVGPGVAGGGLLAVIGGTIAAVTEIVILDIIGSVFLGVGVLLAGGVLVAKRRRLIQKLDTELERNKTKFEATVSEQLNAKLSGIYDEINASFVDLYDYVEKERESLTPLIQQFEQIQRQTKTLAAAVRQL, from the coding sequence ATGAATGGTGCGATTGTTGATCCGATTTTGCAGCGGTACAAATCGGCGATCGCGCAGCTTCTAGACCAGTTGGCTCGTTTTGCTCAAGCTATCGACAATGCGGCGCTGACTAGAACCATACAAAATCTGCAGGATAATATCAATCAGCCTTTTCTATTCGTTGTCATTGGCGAAGTCAAAGCAGGCAAAAGTAGCTTTATCAACGCGCTATTAGATAGTGGTGAAATCTGTGAGGTCGGCGCTGATCCTCGTACCAACATGGTTGCTAAGATCATCTATGCCCAAGGTGAAGGCTACAGCCGTGAGGTCCATCCAGGTGAGCTGCGAGAGATCGGTCGGCCGGTGCCAATTTTGCAGCAGATTGCCATCGTAGATACGCCTGGGACGAATAGTCCTTCACAAAAGCACGAAGCTATCACTAAAGAATTCATTCCTAACAGCGATCTGGTTATCTTTGTCTTCTTTTCAAAAAATCCCTATACCAATACCGCTTGGACTTTAGTAGATTTCGCTCATAAGGAATGGAGAAAGCCGGTTATCTTCGTACTACAGCAAGCTGACCTAGCCGACGATAGAGAGTTGCAAGCTTCAGTGCAATACATCGCTCAAGAAGCACAGCAAAGGCAAATTGCCGATCCAAAAGTGTTTGCAACTTCAGCCAAGCTAGCCACTGACAAGCTCAAGAGCGATCACTCAAACAGTGATGATAGCTCAGAGAATATCGATGCTGGCTTTGCTCCGGTTCAAGACTTTATTCGCAGCACCATCACAGGCGGACAGGGCTATCGGCTAAAACTTACCTCAAATATCGGTGCGGCAGAACAGATTGTTGAGCGCTTAGGAAACGATATGCGGCTGATCAAACAGCAGCTACATCAAGATGAAACGGTGGTGGCAAGAATACGCGATCGCCTGGGCCAGGGACAGAACCAGTCTCACTATGAGATAGATGCTTTAGTAGAACGACTGATGGTTCAATACGAGCGTACTATCTATCAGATTAAGCAAGAATTTCGAGATGGCCTTTCTATTTTCACGCTAGCCAAACGCTCTGTGCTCTCAATTTTTAATCGTAAGCAGCGCATAGAAACTTGGATGAACGATCTCAAGACACGCGCTCAAAAGGAGCTAGAAGAGACTTTAGATGAGACTTCAAAAGAGGGTGCCAAGCGATTTATCGATGGTATTCAATCTATGATCAAGCAGCTGCTAGCAGAGGTAACCGCGTTAGAGAATGACGCACTGAGGAAAACGGAAATCACACTGCCAATGCTCGAATATCGCTACGAGGTGATCGAAAGCGTCAAGACCAAGATTTCTGCTTTGCTCAACGATGAAACGTTCATGAACTGTTTGACTGATACTGTCGATGGTGTTGGCCCAGGTGTTGCAGGCGGTGGACTTCTAGCAGTCATTGGTGGAACCATCGCAGCAGTAACAGAAATTGTGATTTTAGATATTATTGGCAGTGTGTTTCTGGGCGTGGGTGTGCTGCTAGCAGGCGGCGTGTTAGTGGCCAAAAGACGCAGGCTAATTCAGAAGCTAGATACTGAGCTAGAGAGAAACAAAACCAAATTCGAGGCGACAGTATCAGAACAGCTAAACGCTAAGCTCAGCGGTATTTATGATGAAATTAACGCTAGCTTTGTTGATCTCTATGACTATGTAGAAAAAGAAAGAGAGAGTTTAACACCCTTAATTCAACAGTTTGAACAGATTCAGCGTCAAACGAAGACGCTTGCTGCAGCAGTTCGCCAGCTATGA
- a CDS encoding GNAT family N-acetyltransferase — protein MSNSTLSNYRIRLAEVEDLARIPAIEAAAAKQFEPYVSQLEISVDHLSGLTPMTFLKRAQLEKRIWVAVLENQPVGFIVAKFLIESCFIVELDVLPAYSRQGIGSALIEICCEGARSRNHTQLTLTTFRYVPWNIPFYQQCGFEILPIERCSSELSAIVQHEARYGFVQKHRVVMRRILSRKRE, from the coding sequence TTGAGTAACTCCACTTTGAGTAACTATCGTATTCGACTAGCTGAGGTAGAAGATCTTGCTCGTATCCCTGCGATTGAAGCGGCAGCGGCTAAGCAGTTTGAACCTTATGTTTCACAGCTAGAAATCTCGGTAGATCACCTTTCTGGCCTTACGCCGATGACTTTTCTAAAGCGGGCGCAGCTAGAAAAACGGATATGGGTAGCGGTGTTAGAAAACCAGCCCGTAGGATTTATTGTTGCTAAGTTTTTGATAGAAAGCTGTTTTATTGTAGAGCTTGATGTGCTACCAGCCTATAGTCGACAGGGGATTGGCTCCGCGCTAATTGAGATTTGCTGTGAGGGTGCGCGATCGCGAAATCACACCCAGCTTACGCTGACCACTTTCCGCTATGTCCCTTGGAATATTCCCTTTTATCAGCAGTGCGGTTTTGAGATTCTTCCCATAGAGCGCTGTTCTTCTGAACTAAGCGCTATCGTGCAGCACGAAGCCCGCTATGGCTTTGTCCAAAAGCATCGCGTCGTGATGCGTCGGATCCTGTCTAGAAAGCGAGAATGA
- a CDS encoding DNA-3-methyladenine glycosylase, with protein MPATPYLAADWFNRSSPQVAADLIGCNLHRRINSETIQGQIVETEAYEAGDPAMYAYQNKTERNAVVFGPAGFAYIYRIYRQYHCFNIVTDRENLASTILIRAVHLERRPSWVDSKDKVERVAAGPGKLCIALQLDTSLKGISIEPDSGLWISGRSDRVAQQLMDSPQNITQTTRIGLSKGADIPWRWYLTDSPAVSKKNKKR; from the coding sequence ATGCCTGCTACGCCCTATCTCGCCGCTGACTGGTTCAATCGATCTTCTCCTCAAGTTGCTGCTGACCTCATAGGCTGCAACCTACATAGGCGAATTAATAGCGAGACTATCCAAGGCCAGATCGTAGAAACAGAAGCCTACGAGGCAGGCGATCCGGCGATGTATGCTTACCAAAATAAAACAGAGCGCAACGCTGTTGTTTTTGGACCTGCAGGGTTTGCCTATATCTACCGTATCTATCGTCAGTACCACTGTTTTAATATCGTTACGGATAGAGAGAACCTCGCTAGCACTATCTTGATTCGTGCTGTTCACCTAGAACGCAGACCTAGCTGGGTAGATTCAAAAGATAAAGTAGAAAGAGTCGCTGCTGGTCCTGGAAAACTGTGTATTGCTCTGCAGCTAGATACTTCGCTCAAGGGAATTTCTATTGAGCCCGATTCAGGCCTGTGGATTTCTGGCCGTTCGGATAGGGTTGCCCAACAGCTTATGGACAGCCCACAGAACATTACTCAGACTACTCGTATTGGCCTTTCGAAGGGGGCGGACATCCCTTGGCGATGGTATCTGACTGACTCACCAGCTGTCTCCAAGAAAAATAAAAAGCGATAG
- a CDS encoding helix-turn-helix transcriptional regulator, whose translation MKSARFKTPALSIVPSSPPSNTVSILGAAFGSLQDGFIVADPTGSIQQINQTAKRICDQIGTEEATGAVLPPEIWHICKTALRKKDISFPQSVGIDADLILPNLGTVRIRVQNINFGQLPYLLIVLEDRQQTTRNKALSEAALYGLTERETEIWQLRLRGDAYKEISAALWISIDTVKKHIKNIHAKQRMHQDDIEYGLMA comes from the coding sequence ATGAAGTCTGCTCGCTTCAAGACGCCCGCCCTGTCAATCGTCCCCTCATCTCCTCCAAGTAATACGGTGAGTATTTTAGGAGCCGCCTTTGGTAGCCTACAAGACGGGTTCATTGTTGCTGATCCTACCGGCAGCATCCAGCAGATCAACCAGACCGCCAAACGTATCTGCGATCAAATCGGTACCGAAGAGGCCACAGGAGCCGTCTTACCACCTGAAATTTGGCACATCTGTAAAACCGCCCTTAGGAAAAAAGATATTTCTTTTCCACAAAGTGTAGGTATAGACGCCGATCTGATTTTGCCAAATCTCGGCACTGTCCGTATTCGAGTACAAAACATTAACTTTGGGCAACTGCCATATCTGCTCATCGTTTTAGAAGACCGTCAGCAGACCACTCGAAATAAAGCCTTATCTGAGGCAGCTCTTTATGGACTGACTGAGCGAGAAACAGAGATTTGGCAGTTGCGTCTACGCGGAGACGCCTACAAAGAGATATCAGCAGCGCTGTGGATTAGCATTGATACAGTCAAGAAGCACATCAAAAATATTCATGCTAAGCAGCGAATGCACCAAGATGACATAGAGTATGGACTGATGGCGTAA
- a CDS encoding peptidylprolyl isomerase produces MSAVLQIGQETLDAAELVTKLRKYRLLPQVVQEFIIDQATEDISCDPQKAMEIFCGKRGIFSDEQRLEWCKQQDHSPEEMLAAAIRERQVELYQEQTWGAQIESYFLERKAQLDQVTYSLIRTKNASLAQELYFRLNDDGASFAELASQYSEGQESKTGGVVGPVELNVPHPVLSKMLSVSKPKQLWPPTQIGEWLVITRLEQFEPAKFDENMRKRLLAERFKAWLSQQIQTVSVRTIIPEVSDKAGLDEAA; encoded by the coding sequence ATGTCAGCAGTCCTCCAAATTGGTCAAGAGACACTCGATGCAGCAGAGCTGGTTACCAAGCTCCGAAAGTATCGTCTGCTGCCTCAGGTTGTGCAAGAGTTTATTATCGATCAGGCTACAGAGGATATCTCCTGCGATCCTCAAAAGGCAATGGAGATATTCTGCGGTAAGCGGGGCATCTTTTCAGACGAACAGCGTCTGGAGTGGTGCAAGCAGCAAGATCATTCCCCTGAGGAAATGCTGGCCGCAGCGATTAGAGAACGGCAAGTAGAGCTGTACCAAGAACAAACTTGGGGCGCTCAGATTGAGTCATATTTTCTCGAGCGAAAGGCTCAGCTCGATCAAGTAACCTATTCGCTGATTAGAACGAAGAACGCCAGCTTGGCCCAAGAACTCTACTTTCGGTTGAATGACGATGGCGCTTCTTTTGCTGAGCTTGCCAGCCAATATTCTGAAGGACAAGAATCTAAGACTGGCGGGGTCGTAGGCCCAGTAGAGCTAAATGTACCTCATCCTGTCTTAAGCAAAATGCTGAGCGTCAGTAAACCTAAGCAGCTATGGCCGCCTACCCAGATCGGCGAATGGCTAGTGATCACTAGACTAGAGCAGTTTGAGCCAGCAAAGTTTGATGAGAATATGCGAAAGCGATTGCTCGCTGAAAGGTTTAAAGCATGGCTAAGTCAGCAGATCCAGACAGTCTCTGTCAGGACAATCATACCTGAGGTATCAGATAAAGCAGGGCTAGACGAAGCAGCTTAG
- the yidD gene encoding membrane protein insertion efficiency factor YidD: MKLTLLLLVKGYRQLISPLFPPMCRFEPTCSRYALDAIDRFGPLQGTWLTAKRFCRCHPLHPGGYDPVPEKKSVL, encoded by the coding sequence ATGAAACTTACCCTTCTATTGCTCGTCAAAGGCTATCGGCAGCTGATCTCTCCGCTATTTCCGCCAATGTGTCGGTTTGAGCCTACCTGCTCTCGCTACGCTTTAGACGCGATTGATCGCTTTGGCCCGCTTCAAGGGACCTGGCTAACAGCCAAGCGCTTTTGTCGCTGTCATCCGCTTCATCCTGGCGGGTATGATCCGGTACCGGAGAAGAAATCGGTACTCTAA
- a CDS encoding HlyD family type I secretion periplasmic adaptor subunit, whose protein sequence is MTSTSNRPKLAPGNGFPSNGHANGNGNGNGNGGLGMNPGPSNGDGDAPVVPYVPQSFDQPVILKQSPRWAKAIALSIMGVTVASVTWACIARVEETVAAQGKLEPEGVVQLVQAPVGGVVEEVLVTEGELVERGQVVATLDETATEAQLESNREIAERLSAENNYYRAQLSGVADAVAPAGISADLVQRGRDRAQLLQSNQLYQAQITGDTSGLSPDQLDRMETALSRLDSQQQINQLQSSQLSEQLKQTRLQLANAQSELATNQDILSRLRVLNEEGAVAELSYLQQEQEVNNSQTQVNTLRQEIDRLSFQISQADQEVSRTSFESREVLQDRISVNNQRIAEIDSQLTQRLLENDRQLAELASQRAQLAQSIKYQALTAPVDGTVFNLKANRPGYVANSTEPIMEIVPQDALVARVFIPNRDIGFVQVGQKVDVRIDAYSFSEFGDVEGTLTSIGTDALPPDEVFPFYRFPAEVLLDSQQFVADGVPLELRSGMSLNANIKLRKRRVITFLTDLFQRKLDAVTSGS, encoded by the coding sequence ATGACGAGTACTTCTAACAGACCCAAACTAGCTCCAGGCAACGGATTCCCTAGCAACGGCCACGCCAATGGTAATGGCAACGGTAATGGTAACGGTGGTTTGGGGATGAACCCGGGTCCTAGCAACGGTGACGGCGATGCGCCCGTTGTTCCCTATGTGCCTCAGTCATTTGATCAGCCGGTGATTCTCAAGCAATCACCTCGATGGGCGAAGGCGATCGCACTTTCAATTATGGGGGTCACCGTAGCTTCGGTCACTTGGGCTTGTATTGCCAGGGTTGAAGAGACCGTGGCAGCCCAAGGTAAGCTTGAGCCAGAAGGGGTTGTACAGCTAGTACAGGCACCCGTCGGCGGTGTCGTCGAAGAAGTGCTAGTAACCGAAGGCGAGCTGGTTGAGAGAGGTCAGGTCGTTGCGACCCTAGATGAGACTGCAACAGAGGCCCAGCTTGAATCAAACAGAGAAATTGCCGAGCGCCTAAGCGCTGAAAACAACTATTACCGAGCTCAGCTATCAGGCGTAGCTGATGCCGTAGCACCTGCTGGCATCTCTGCTGATTTGGTTCAGCGAGGGCGCGATCGCGCTCAGCTATTACAAAGTAACCAACTCTACCAGGCCCAAATTACTGGAGATACCTCTGGACTTTCGCCTGACCAGCTTGATCGGATGGAGACTGCCCTCTCTAGGCTAGACTCTCAGCAGCAAATTAATCAGCTGCAGTCTTCTCAACTATCCGAACAGTTAAAGCAGACCAGGCTACAGCTAGCTAACGCCCAAAGCGAACTAGCGACCAATCAAGACATCTTAAGCAGACTTAGAGTCCTCAATGAAGAAGGTGCGGTTGCAGAGCTTTCTTACTTACAGCAGGAGCAGGAAGTCAACAACAGTCAAACTCAAGTAAACACGCTTAGACAAGAGATTGATCGGCTGTCCTTTCAAATTTCTCAAGCGGACCAAGAAGTATCGCGAACTTCTTTTGAATCTCGAGAGGTCCTGCAAGATCGAATCTCGGTTAACAATCAAAGAATTGCTGAGATTGACAGTCAGCTTACTCAGCGCCTACTAGAGAATGACCGTCAGCTAGCAGAACTCGCTAGTCAAAGGGCGCAGCTAGCGCAAAGCATCAAATACCAGGCTTTGACCGCACCTGTTGATGGAACAGTCTTCAATCTAAAAGCCAACCGCCCTGGCTATGTAGCCAACTCTACAGAGCCGATAATGGAAATTGTCCCTCAAGATGCCCTAGTTGCGCGGGTCTTTATTCCCAATAGAGACATCGGCTTTGTGCAAGTTGGTCAAAAGGTTGATGTTCGAATTGATGCCTATTCGTTTAGTGAATTCGGTGATGTGGAAGGTACGCTCACAAGTATCGGTACAGATGCTTTGCCCCCAGATGAAGTATTTCCTTTCTATCGATTTCCGGCAGAGGTCCTGCTAGATTCTCAGCAGTTCGTCGCCGATGGGGTTCCATTAGAATTACGCTCTGGAATGTCACTAAACGCCAATATCAAACTGCGCAAGCGTCGAGTGATTACATTCTTGACCGATTTGTTCCAGCGGAAGCTAGATGCGGTCACATCGGGAAGCTAG
- a CDS encoding peptidase domain-containing ABC transporter, with amino-acid sequence MTYTDISLDQSLGEVFPFDQLSPPVLQSLAADSQRLRYRIGQPILRRESMPHQVVVILEGQARLLGYDANKRSPITLELLKPKSVLGLAGLARGVPCETAIASSEVDTITIPIGTVRSLIASNERFAQAVTDYCYLAEVFDLVSQYFQVQARSVDDIAAAARRLQKYAIARTLRAGPITMGSSSPSQLWFVSSQSIAQYPAGSWLLQEMLDGRITSEKNTRLIGIEMRQLASQSGPGDAASTSALTVSESDISELSTGIDTSSSSDDFITPTFVDNTSRNVPYAPELTYDSNIVEEGSDKAKALKYPVMRGREDVGTALACFAMIAQHFGMPFKRDVVQRVLVNQKERLGHLSLTACGAVADLVGLKPQLAKVPASSIDRLPRLALINWRDGFAVVYETSLTEYVLGVPAENKIVRHSPEAFAEIWGQEGEVLLVETTEQTPQQKFGLSWFIPSLKKYRGTLSLVLVASLFVQVFGLANPLMVQVIIDRVIMQNSIDTLHVLGVFLVVVAIFEAILTSLRTYLFVDTTNRIDMALGAEIIDHLLRLPLRYFDRRPVGELSSRVNELENIRQFLTGTALTVVLDALFSVVYILVMFIYSVKLTIVSLATIPLFMILTFFVSPIVRRQLRAKAERNAETQSFLVEALSGVQTVKAQNMELKTRWKWQEKYARYVSDGFKTVLTSTTAGSASGFLNKLSGLLVLWFGASLVLEGNLTLGGLIAFRIISGYVTQPLLRLTQLWQNFQETALSLERLSDIIDHPQEQAEEDRAQIPMPEIHGNVKYENLSFRFTPSGPLQLININLEFHAGEFIGIVGQSGSGKSTLMKLLPRLYNAETGRILIDNYDISKVELYSLRQQVGIVPQDSLLFEGSIQDNIALTNPQADTNSVIEAAKIANAHNFIMELPGGYNSRVGERGSSLSGGQRQRIAIARTVLQNPRLLILDEATSALDYDTEAQVCYNLKQWAQGRTVFFITHRLSTIRQSDRILVMDKGSVVEIGTHEELMALKGRYYCLYEQQGE; translated from the coding sequence ATGACCTATACCGATATTTCACTTGATCAGAGCTTAGGGGAAGTTTTTCCTTTCGACCAGCTATCACCGCCCGTTCTCCAATCGCTAGCGGCCGATAGTCAACGACTACGCTATCGAATTGGACAGCCGATTTTGCGGCGAGAGTCTATGCCTCATCAGGTTGTGGTGATTTTGGAAGGCCAGGCTCGGCTGCTAGGCTACGATGCCAACAAGCGATCGCCCATCACGTTAGAGCTGCTAAAGCCTAAGTCGGTACTCGGGCTAGCAGGGTTGGCTAGAGGGGTCCCTTGTGAAACGGCGATCGCCTCGTCAGAAGTAGACACCATCACTATTCCGATTGGGACAGTTAGAAGTCTTATTGCTTCGAATGAACGCTTTGCCCAGGCGGTTACTGACTATTGCTATCTAGCTGAAGTTTTCGATTTAGTCAGTCAGTATTTTCAGGTGCAGGCCCGCAGTGTCGATGACATTGCTGCAGCGGCAAGGCGGCTACAAAAGTATGCGATCGCTCGTACCCTGCGCGCTGGCCCTATCACTATGGGTAGCTCCTCACCCAGCCAGCTGTGGTTTGTCAGCTCACAAAGTATCGCTCAGTATCCCGCAGGCAGTTGGCTACTTCAAGAGATGCTCGATGGGCGAATTACCAGTGAGAAAAACACCCGGCTAATTGGCATCGAGATGCGTCAGCTCGCCAGTCAAAGCGGCCCAGGCGATGCGGCTTCTACGTCTGCTTTAACCGTTAGCGAGAGTGATATTAGCGAACTATCGACAGGGATTGACACAAGCAGTTCTTCTGACGACTTCATCACGCCAACTTTTGTCGATAACACCAGTAGGAACGTACCCTATGCGCCGGAGCTGACCTACGATTCTAACATCGTAGAAGAAGGCTCTGATAAAGCTAAAGCGCTGAAGTATCCGGTCATGCGAGGCCGAGAGGACGTTGGTACAGCCCTAGCCTGTTTCGCAATGATCGCTCAGCACTTTGGCATGCCTTTCAAGCGAGATGTCGTCCAGCGAGTTTTGGTCAATCAGAAAGAAAGATTAGGCCACCTCTCCCTAACGGCCTGCGGCGCAGTAGCTGATCTTGTCGGACTCAAACCTCAGCTAGCGAAAGTTCCAGCAAGTTCGATAGATCGCCTACCGAGACTAGCACTAATCAACTGGCGGGATGGCTTTGCCGTCGTTTACGAAACCTCACTGACTGAGTATGTGCTTGGGGTGCCAGCAGAAAATAAAATCGTTCGCCACTCACCTGAAGCGTTTGCCGAAATTTGGGGCCAAGAGGGGGAAGTGCTGCTGGTCGAAACGACTGAGCAGACGCCACAGCAAAAGTTTGGCTTGTCGTGGTTTATTCCTTCTCTGAAGAAATATCGAGGAACGTTGAGTCTGGTGTTGGTAGCCTCACTGTTTGTACAGGTGTTTGGCTTAGCTAATCCGCTAATGGTGCAGGTGATTATCGACCGGGTAATTATGCAAAACAGCATTGATACCCTGCATGTGTTAGGCGTGTTCCTAGTCGTTGTCGCTATCTTTGAAGCGATTCTAACTAGCCTGCGGACCTACCTCTTTGTCGATACGACTAACCGGATCGACATGGCATTGGGGGCTGAGATTATTGATCACCTGCTCCGACTACCGCTGCGATACTTCGATCGACGTCCGGTGGGTGAACTTTCTAGCCGAGTCAACGAGCTAGAAAATATTCGTCAATTCCTGACAGGCACCGCACTAACGGTCGTGCTCGACGCGCTGTTCTCGGTCGTCTATATCCTGGTGATGTTCATCTACAGCGTGAAGCTGACGATTGTATCGTTAGCAACGATTCCGCTGTTTATGATTTTGACCTTTTTCGTCTCGCCAATTGTCAGGCGTCAGCTCAGGGCAAAAGCGGAGCGAAATGCCGAAACGCAGTCATTCCTAGTAGAGGCGCTTTCAGGTGTGCAGACGGTAAAAGCCCAGAACATGGAGCTTAAAACCCGTTGGAAGTGGCAAGAAAAATACGCCAGGTATGTTAGTGATGGCTTTAAAACGGTATTAACCTCGACGACAGCCGGTTCGGCTAGTGGCTTTTTAAACAAGCTCTCTGGCTTACTCGTCCTTTGGTTCGGTGCGTCTTTAGTTCTAGAAGGTAACCTAACGCTGGGCGGACTGATTGCCTTTAGAATCATCTCTGGCTATGTCACTCAGCCTTTACTACGCCTCACGCAGCTTTGGCAGAACTTTCAAGAGACCGCACTGTCGTTAGAACGCCTAAGCGACATCATCGACCATCCGCAAGAGCAAGCTGAAGAAGATCGTGCTCAGATTCCGATGCCCGAAATTCACGGCAACGTGAAGTATGAGAATCTGTCCTTCCGCTTTACCCCGTCAGGTCCATTGCAGCTAATTAATATCAACCTGGAGTTTCATGCGGGTGAATTTATTGGCATTGTCGGTCAAAGCGGTTCGGGTAAAAGTACGTTAATGAAGCTGCTGCCGCGTTTATACAATGCGGAAACCGGCCGAATCTTAATTGATAACTACGATATTAGTAAAGTTGAGCTGTACTCTTTGCGGCAGCAGGTCGGCATTGTGCCCCAAGATAGCCTGCTATTTGAGGGGAGTATTCAAGACAATATTGCGCTGACCAATCCACAAGCCGATACCAATAGTGTGATTGAGGCTGCCAAGATTGCGAATGCTCATAACTTTATTATGGAGCTACCTGGCGGCTACAACTCTCGGGTAGGCGAGCGAGGCTCTTCGCTTTCAGGGGGACAAAGACAGAGAATCGCGATCGCCCGTACCGTCCTCCAAAACCCTCGGCTGCTGATTTTGGATGAGGCGACTAGCGCGCTCGATTACGACACTGAAGCTCAAGTTTGCTACAACTTAAAGCAATGGGCGCAGGGTCGCACGGTGTTCTTTATCACCCATCGATTGAGCACTATCCGCCAGTCCGACCGTATCTTGGTGATGGATAAAGGCTCGGTCGTAGAAATTGGTACACACGAAGAACTAATGGCTCTTAAAGGCCGCTATTACTGCCTATATGAGCAGCAGGGAGAATAA
- a CDS encoding PhoH family protein: MKKIYVLDTNVLLHDPNAMLRFEDNEVLLPITVIEELDRFKKRPEETGRNARQTSRMLDSLRKQGSITTGISLENGGQLKVALCDRETLKALPVELMTNEGGDNAILAVALEAKQHCECPVVMVSKDTNMRIKADTLGLTAEDYETDKIDVDELYTGMGEVLVSAEQMSALFQPGGTELVSQETLAGKFFPNQALTLIDVNNPSHTALAIIRSNGHLTPLPKLPYNGVSRIQARNREQQFAFSLLLDDSVPLVTLVGKAGTGKTLLAIAAGLQKVTEEKRYTRLLISRPVVPMGKDIGYLPGDMTEKLTPWMQPLYDNFDLIFNTQDTTDKPAHWRRGHEDLLEMGLLQIEALTYIRGRTIPRQFFVIDEAQNLTPHEVKTILTRAGEGTKIVLTGDTAQIDNPYVDAASNGLTYVIERFRNDPLAGHITLYQGERSDLAARAANLL; the protein is encoded by the coding sequence ATGAAGAAAATCTATGTTCTCGATACCAACGTACTGCTGCACGATCCCAATGCAATGCTACGGTTTGAGGACAATGAGGTGCTACTGCCTATTACTGTTATTGAAGAGTTAGACCGATTCAAGAAACGGCCTGAAGAGACTGGTCGCAATGCTCGTCAGACATCACGAATGCTAGACTCGCTGCGAAAGCAGGGAAGCATCACGACGGGTATTAGTCTTGAAAACGGCGGACAGCTTAAAGTTGCTCTTTGTGATCGCGAGACTCTAAAGGCGCTGCCAGTAGAGTTGATGACGAACGAAGGGGGAGATAATGCCATTTTGGCGGTAGCGCTAGAGGCAAAACAGCACTGCGAGTGCCCAGTTGTGATGGTGAGTAAAGACACCAATATGCGTATTAAGGCTGATACGCTGGGGCTGACGGCTGAAGACTATGAAACAGATAAGATTGATGTAGACGAGCTTTACACTGGTATGGGTGAAGTACTAGTGAGTGCCGAGCAGATGAGCGCACTTTTCCAGCCAGGGGGAACTGAGCTAGTAAGCCAAGAAACGCTAGCTGGAAAGTTCTTCCCCAACCAGGCGCTGACGCTGATCGACGTGAATAACCCTAGCCATACGGCGCTAGCGATTATCCGCTCAAACGGCCATCTAACCCCCTTGCCAAAGCTACCTTACAACGGTGTTTCTCGTATCCAAGCGCGGAACCGGGAGCAGCAATTTGCATTTTCTTTACTATTAGATGATAGTGTTCCGCTAGTGACACTAGTCGGTAAAGCAGGTACAGGCAAGACTTTGTTAGCGATCGCAGCCGGGCTACAAAAGGTAACGGAAGAAAAGCGTTACACTCGCCTACTGATCTCCCGTCCTGTTGTCCCAATGGGCAAAGATATTGGTTATTTGCCCGGTGATATGACCGAAAAGCTAACTCCTTGGATGCAGCCCCTCTATGACAATTTTGATCTAATCTTTAATACTCAAGATACTACCGATAAACCCGCTCACTGGCGTCGTGGCCATGAAGACTTATTAGAGATGGGCCTATTACAAATCGAAGCGCTCACCTATATACGCGGACGTACCATTCCCAGACAGTTCTTCGTGATTGATGAGGCGCAAAACCTAACGCCGCATGAAGTCAAGACGATCTTAACGAGGGCAGGTGAAGGGACAAAAATCGTGCTCACCGGAGATACCGCACAGATTGACAACCCTTATGTCGATGCGGCTAGCAATGGATTGACCTATGTGATTGAACGCTTTCGCAACGATCCATTAGCAGGACATATCACGCTATATCAGGGTGAGCGTTCTGATCTGGCAGCGCGGGCCGCAAACTTGCTCTAG